The proteins below are encoded in one region of Syntrophotalea carbinolica DSM 2380:
- a CDS encoding GGDEF domain-containing protein, protein MQFENCDMSTTLKFLDPGLEEAYIQEAVLNNHFVPRLIYLGGAFLYAIFFMLDMFFLKEILRYCVFIRFFLVCPLLLSIYFLIGSPIYKKHHTAISVIAGFVSGGGLLFMIANAPSPAEHLYYAGLMLCCLFYYVFQPRQLLSNSLSWGMFFLYIAVSLAYTEVPGAILLNNLFIFFFFNIGGMFACYAMELTQRKEFIHKCTMEDQSYRLYQALEEVDGQREKAERLSLQDPLTGLPNRRHFFSVLREALEPGHRDGQELSLMLIDIDYFKEVNDQLGHMAGDEVLAIVAHIIGDSVRQCDTACRYGGEEFAVLLPGASSQTVETIGRRLMEKIESADLLAGRSEVSLTVSVGFVSLSPGSKISIEEVIGRADRALYEAKNSGRNQLRMWSSDSHGCCV, encoded by the coding sequence ATGCAGTTTGAAAATTGCGATATGAGTACAACATTGAAGTTTTTAGATCCCGGTCTTGAGGAAGCCTATATTCAAGAAGCTGTCTTGAATAATCATTTTGTACCACGATTGATTTATCTTGGCGGTGCTTTTTTATATGCAATATTTTTTATGCTGGATATGTTTTTTCTTAAAGAAATATTGAGATACTGCGTTTTTATACGGTTTTTTTTGGTTTGTCCCCTGTTACTTTCTATTTATTTCCTTATTGGTAGCCCCATTTATAAAAAGCATCACACAGCTATATCCGTTATTGCCGGATTTGTCTCAGGCGGCGGCCTGCTTTTTATGATAGCAAATGCGCCGTCTCCAGCTGAGCATCTATATTATGCCGGTCTTATGCTTTGTTGTCTTTTCTATTATGTGTTTCAGCCAAGGCAATTGTTGTCAAATTCTTTGTCCTGGGGAATGTTTTTTCTATATATAGCGGTCAGCCTGGCTTACACAGAGGTTCCAGGCGCTATTTTATTGAACAATCTGTTTATATTCTTTTTTTTCAATATTGGTGGTATGTTTGCCTGTTACGCTATGGAGTTGACCCAGAGGAAAGAATTTATCCATAAATGTACTATGGAAGACCAGTCCTATCGTTTATATCAAGCCTTGGAAGAGGTTGATGGTCAACGTGAAAAAGCGGAGCGGCTTTCTCTGCAAGACCCTCTCACCGGACTTCCCAACCGCAGGCATTTTTTCTCCGTTTTGCGTGAAGCTTTGGAACCTGGGCACCGTGATGGTCAGGAGTTGAGCCTTATGTTGATAGATATCGACTATTTCAAAGAGGTCAACGATCAATTGGGGCATATGGCCGGGGATGAGGTTCTGGCTATTGTCGCTCATATCATAGGTGATTCCGTTCGTCAGTGCGATACGGCCTGCAGATATGGTGGCGAAGAATTTGCCGTTTTGCTGCCGGGTGCTTCGAGCCAGACTGTTGAAACAATCGGCAGGCGACTTATGGAGAAAATTGAATCAGCTGATTTGCTGGCCGGGCGAAGTGAAGTCAGTTTAACGGTCAGTGTGGGATTTGTTTCATTGTCGCCGGGCTCGAAAATTTCCATTGAGGAGGTTATCGGTCGAGCCGACCGTGCTCTATACGAAGCAAAAAACAGCGGTCGGAACCAGTTGCGCATGTGGTCCAGCGATTCGCACGGTTGCTGTGTCTGA
- a CDS encoding IS481-like element ISPca3 family transposase, whose product MTIRLHANATTTPKIRRYIQESEKSHKALAKELGISIDTVRRWRKRDDVHDRSHTAHRLNTTMTEAQEAVVIELRRSLLLSLDDLLVVTREFVNADVSRAGLDRCLRRHGVSRLADLIPKEETANNKPKTFKNYDPGFVHVDIKYLPQMPDETSRRYLFVGIDRATRWVYLEVCKSKSAQAAKGFLNRLVAKAPFVIKKLLTDNDKAFTDRFSTAGERKPTGNHVFDKTCVQHGIEHRLIPPRHPQTNGMVERFNGRISEVLATTRFDSAENLEQTLLRYGYLYNQHIPQRALGHKTPIQALKDWQKKKPKLFRKQVRNHAGPDKYHRSGAPA is encoded by the coding sequence ATGACGATACGGTTACACGCTAATGCCACAACGACCCCGAAAATCCGACGATATATCCAAGAGTCGGAAAAATCGCACAAGGCTTTAGCTAAAGAACTGGGCATATCCATTGACACGGTACGTCGCTGGCGCAAACGTGACGATGTTCACGATCGGTCTCATACGGCACACCGACTGAATACAACGATGACCGAAGCCCAGGAAGCTGTTGTCATCGAGTTGCGTCGCTCTTTGTTGTTGTCTCTCGATGATCTCCTGGTCGTCACTCGGGAATTTGTCAATGCTGACGTCTCTCGTGCGGGACTTGACCGTTGTTTGCGACGACATGGGGTATCCCGATTGGCGGACCTGATCCCGAAAGAGGAAACGGCCAACAACAAGCCCAAAACATTTAAAAACTACGATCCGGGGTTCGTTCATGTCGATATCAAATATTTGCCACAGATGCCGGACGAAACCTCTCGGCGTTACCTGTTTGTAGGCATCGACCGTGCTACCCGCTGGGTTTACCTGGAAGTGTGCAAGAGCAAATCCGCCCAAGCCGCAAAGGGCTTTTTGAATCGCCTGGTAGCCAAAGCGCCATTTGTGATCAAAAAATTGCTCACCGACAACGACAAGGCATTCACGGATCGATTTTCCACTGCTGGAGAGAGAAAGCCAACAGGGAATCATGTATTCGACAAAACCTGCGTTCAGCATGGTATTGAACATCGGCTTATTCCTCCACGCCACCCTCAGACCAACGGGATGGTTGAGCGATTCAACGGTCGCATCAGCGAGGTTTTGGCAACAACCCGGTTCGATTCCGCCGAAAATTTGGAGCAGACATTGTTACGTTATGGTTATCTATACAACCAGCATATTCCTCAGCGAGCGTTGGGGCATAAAACTCCCATACAAGCTCTGAAGGATTGGCAAAAAAAGAAACCAAAACTTTTCCGTAAACAGGTCAGGAATCATGCGGGACCTGACAAGTACCACCGAAGCGGCGCACCGGCGTAA
- a CDS encoding NAD-dependent epimerase/dehydratase family protein yields MPRILIAGGAGFLGANLSRRLLKDNNEVVCLDNLSTGHYQNIRDLTPSPRFEFIKADIVDPINLSFDKVFNLACPASPPQYQRLALQTIDACTLGVRNLLEATRRNNARMLHASTSEVYGDPEIHPQIESYRGNVGTLTDRACYDEGKRLAETLCYEYHKRGCAVRIARLFNTYGPFMDQDDGRVVSNFTISALTEQPLTIYGDGSQTRSFCYVSDTVEALLRFMDLAGDNLPVYNLGNPREVRIVDLAHSILQLTGSNAPMHFHSLPEADPKKRKPCIKRAHQTMNWLPRVSLESGLLQTIDYFTQLLRQQTNETGLAGTA; encoded by the coding sequence ATGCCAAGAATTCTTATAGCTGGCGGAGCCGGCTTCCTGGGAGCCAATCTGTCAAGAAGGCTCCTCAAAGATAACAACGAGGTGGTTTGCCTCGACAACCTCTCAACCGGTCACTACCAAAACATTAGAGACCTTACCCCCAGTCCCCGGTTCGAATTCATAAAAGCCGACATCGTCGACCCCATCAACTTGAGCTTCGACAAAGTATTCAATCTTGCCTGCCCCGCTTCCCCCCCGCAATACCAACGCCTTGCCCTGCAGACCATTGATGCCTGCACTCTCGGCGTGCGCAATCTCCTCGAAGCCACCCGGCGCAACAATGCGCGCATGCTGCACGCCTCGACTTCCGAAGTTTACGGCGATCCGGAAATTCACCCGCAGATTGAAAGTTACCGGGGCAACGTCGGAACACTGACAGATCGCGCGTGCTACGATGAAGGCAAGCGCCTGGCGGAAACTTTATGTTATGAATACCACAAACGCGGGTGTGCGGTACGCATTGCCCGACTGTTCAATACTTATGGCCCCTTCATGGATCAAGACGACGGCCGGGTCGTATCCAACTTTACCATCAGCGCCCTGACTGAACAGCCCTTGACCATATATGGTGACGGATCACAAACCCGCTCATTCTGTTACGTCAGCGATACCGTAGAAGCCTTGCTGCGTTTCATGGATTTAGCGGGGGACAACCTCCCCGTATACAACCTCGGAAACCCCCGCGAAGTCCGCATCGTTGACCTTGCGCATTCCATCCTGCAACTGACAGGCAGCAACGCACCGATGCATTTCCACTCTCTGCCCGAAGCGGATCCTAAAAAACGCAAACCTTGTATTAAACGTGCGCATCAAACCATGAACTGGCTACCTCGGGTCAGCCTGGAATCAGGACTTCTTCAAACCATAGATTATTTCACGCAGTTACTTCGGCAACAAACAAACGAGACAGGCCTTGCCGGGACAGCGTAA
- a CDS encoding glycosyltransferase family 2 protein: MLASVLINNYNYAKFVEDAVVSVLNQTYSQIEIILVDDGSTDNSRQCIEKLAANHSCITPIFKPNGGQLSAFNAGVKRAQGEVLFFLDADDLYHEDYIENIMALYNQHPACDFTFCALERCDGANQKVIQPFPERVTDLGYTGLITYTCRLWIGEPTSTLSIRRSLADRFFPIPFEQDWRIRADDCLIYLASLYNGRKFYLKDPLVYYRVHGNNQFFGRKKDRTNEHFHDLCRAKLFAHASEQVKQYRYIRGHHLYKALLGEAATGSKNHRLLKKYRLALKNNREISLWSRWKYRRKIAKILKPLPASKNTQ; encoded by the coding sequence ATGCTTGCATCTGTCCTCATAAATAACTACAACTACGCCAAATTTGTGGAAGATGCCGTAGTTTCAGTACTCAATCAAACCTACTCCCAGATCGAAATCATACTGGTTGATGACGGTTCCACCGACAATTCTCGCCAATGTATCGAAAAACTTGCCGCAAACCACAGTTGCATCACCCCGATTTTCAAGCCGAACGGGGGGCAGTTGTCAGCATTTAACGCTGGCGTAAAACGAGCTCAGGGCGAAGTTCTGTTTTTTCTGGATGCGGACGACTTGTATCACGAAGATTACATTGAAAACATCATGGCGCTCTATAACCAGCACCCGGCCTGCGATTTCACGTTCTGCGCACTAGAACGATGCGATGGCGCAAACCAAAAAGTTATCCAGCCCTTTCCGGAAAGAGTAACAGACCTGGGATACACCGGACTGATCACCTATACGTGCCGACTCTGGATTGGGGAACCGACCTCGACCCTGTCTATCAGACGTTCGCTGGCCGACCGGTTTTTCCCTATCCCCTTTGAGCAGGACTGGCGCATCCGTGCCGATGATTGCCTGATCTATCTTGCATCTCTTTACAATGGACGCAAATTCTATCTCAAGGACCCCCTAGTCTACTATCGCGTCCACGGCAACAACCAGTTTTTCGGCCGGAAGAAAGACAGGACAAACGAACACTTCCACGACTTATGCCGCGCCAAATTATTTGCCCACGCATCAGAACAGGTAAAACAATACCGGTATATCCGAGGCCACCATCTATATAAAGCGCTACTGGGCGAAGCAGCCACCGGCTCAAAAAACCATAGGCTTCTCAAAAAATATCGTTTGGCGCTAAAAAACAACCGGGAAATCTCCCTATGGTCCCGCTGGAAATATCGGCGAAAAATCGCAAAGATATTAAAACCTTTGCCAGCATCAAAAAACACGCAATAA
- a CDS encoding class II fructose-bisphosphate aldolase has product MAEETFYRELGLVNTRDMFEKAMSGGYAIPAYNFNNLEQLQAIVQACAETASPVIIQVSKGARNYANATMLRYMAMGAVRMAREMGSEIPISLHLDHGDSFELCQSCIESGFSSVMIDGSHLPYDENVALTRRVVEYAHAHDVTVEGELGVLAGIEDEVVAEHSTYTKPEEVEDFVSKTGVDSLAISIGTSHGAYKFKVAPGEEPPALRFDILSEVEKRIPGFPIVLHGASSVVPAYVELINRYGGNLEGAVGVSEEQLRRAASSAVCKINIDSDGRLAMTAKVREYLANNPKDFDPRKYLGAGRQELIDLISHKNRNVVGSADRLA; this is encoded by the coding sequence ATGGCGGAGGAAACCTTTTACCGTGAACTGGGGCTGGTCAATACCCGCGACATGTTCGAGAAGGCGATGTCGGGTGGCTATGCCATTCCCGCTTACAATTTTAATAACCTTGAGCAGCTGCAGGCTATAGTCCAGGCATGTGCGGAGACGGCTTCACCTGTTATCATTCAGGTCAGCAAGGGTGCTCGCAACTATGCCAATGCAACCATGTTGCGTTATATGGCCATGGGGGCTGTGCGCATGGCGCGTGAAATGGGGTCGGAAATTCCCATTTCCCTGCATCTGGATCACGGCGATTCTTTCGAGTTGTGTCAGTCCTGCATTGAGTCCGGTTTTTCATCGGTGATGATAGACGGTTCGCATTTGCCTTACGATGAAAATGTCGCCCTGACCCGCAGGGTCGTTGAATACGCCCATGCTCACGATGTTACGGTAGAAGGGGAACTCGGCGTTCTTGCCGGTATCGAAGATGAGGTGGTCGCCGAACATTCGACGTACACCAAACCGGAAGAAGTTGAAGATTTTGTCAGTAAGACCGGCGTCGACTCTCTGGCGATTTCCATCGGTACCAGCCATGGTGCCTATAAGTTCAAGGTTGCGCCGGGCGAGGAGCCACCTGCGCTGCGGTTCGATATTCTTTCCGAGGTTGAAAAGCGGATCCCCGGTTTTCCCATTGTGCTTCATGGGGCCTCCAGCGTGGTGCCGGCTTATGTGGAGCTTATCAATCGCTACGGCGGCAATCTTGAAGGGGCCGTCGGCGTTTCCGAGGAACAGTTGCGTCGCGCCGCTTCCAGCGCCGTATGTAAAATCAATATCGATTCCGATGGTCGCTTGGCCATGACGGCCAAGGTCAGAGAGTATCTGGCCAATAATCCCAAGGACTTCGATCCGCGCAAGTACCTTGGCGCCGGCCGCCAGGAGCTCATCGACTTGATCTCCCATAAAAACCGCAATGTGGTCGGAAGTGCCGATAGACTTGCGTGA
- a CDS encoding glyceraldehyde-3-phosphate dehydrogenase, whose translation MSMPKQEKYLNDWIKQDESAEAMLPLIGHLYRDRGVNVNVYGQSLVNKTVIDLMSAHKFAQKVLGSELTVVDTYPVLLAMSKLDLSPSRVDIGKLAVQYQEQKDQLSIDEFVAQKLATVNNGRGSLLNEPRDVVLYGFGRIGRLLARVLVEKTGGGDKLRLRAIVVRKGTDEDLMKRASLLERDSVHGPFNGVLSFDEEENAIIANGNMIRLIYANSPDSIDYTAYGINDAIIIDNTGLWRDREGLGQHLKSKGASKVILTAPGKGDIPNIVFGINNDLVNEDETIFSAASCTTNAVVPVLKAVNDKFGIVNGHLETCHSYTNDQNLIDNYHKKSRRGRAAALNMVITETGAAKASAKALPELAGKLTGNAIRVPVANVSMAVLNLSLGKETTVDELNNYLRELALHSPLQNQIAFVNSPELVSSDFIGSRHAGVVDSLATIVNGDRCVLYVWYDNEFGYTCQVVRLLQKIAGIELPVMPN comes from the coding sequence ATGAGTATGCCAAAGCAGGAAAAGTATCTGAACGACTGGATCAAGCAGGATGAATCAGCCGAAGCCATGCTTCCCCTGATCGGTCATCTTTACCGTGATCGCGGAGTTAACGTCAACGTCTACGGACAATCCCTGGTCAATAAAACCGTCATCGACCTGATGAGTGCCCACAAGTTCGCCCAAAAGGTACTCGGCAGTGAACTTACAGTCGTCGACACCTATCCCGTCCTGCTGGCCATGAGCAAGCTGGACCTGTCACCCTCGCGGGTCGATATCGGCAAACTGGCCGTTCAGTACCAGGAACAGAAAGACCAATTATCCATTGATGAATTCGTCGCCCAAAAGCTGGCAACGGTCAACAATGGCCGCGGCTCCTTGTTGAACGAACCCCGCGACGTGGTGCTGTACGGCTTCGGACGTATCGGTCGCCTGCTGGCACGGGTTCTGGTGGAAAAAACCGGCGGCGGCGACAAACTGCGCCTGCGGGCCATTGTCGTTCGCAAGGGCACCGACGAGGACCTCATGAAACGCGCCAGCCTGCTCGAGCGCGACTCGGTACACGGACCCTTCAACGGCGTATTGAGCTTTGACGAAGAAGAAAACGCCATTATCGCCAACGGCAACATGATCCGCCTGATTTACGCCAACTCGCCGGACAGCATCGACTACACCGCTTACGGCATCAACGACGCCATCATCATCGACAACACCGGTCTGTGGCGCGACCGCGAGGGGCTTGGCCAACACCTCAAATCCAAAGGCGCCTCCAAAGTCATTCTCACCGCTCCCGGCAAAGGCGATATCCCCAATATCGTTTTCGGCATCAACAACGACCTCGTCAACGAAGACGAGACCATCTTCTCTGCTGCCAGCTGCACCACCAATGCCGTGGTACCTGTGCTCAAGGCCGTCAACGACAAGTTCGGCATCGTCAACGGACACCTTGAAACCTGCCACTCCTACACCAACGACCAGAATCTCATCGACAACTATCATAAGAAAAGCCGTCGTGGTCGTGCCGCAGCACTCAACATGGTCATCACCGAAACCGGAGCGGCCAAAGCTTCAGCCAAAGCCCTTCCGGAGCTTGCGGGTAAATTGACAGGCAACGCTATACGCGTACCGGTTGCCAATGTTTCCATGGCGGTCTTAAATCTGTCCCTGGGCAAAGAAACCACGGTCGATGAACTGAACAACTATCTGCGCGAATTGGCCCTGCACTCTCCGCTGCAGAATCAGATCGCCTTCGTCAACTCGCCGGAACTGGTATCGAGCGACTTTATCGGCTCCCGTCATGCCGGCGTGGTCGACTCCCTGGCAACGATTGTCAATGGCGATCGCTGCGTTCTGTATGTATGGTACGACAACGAATTCGGCTACACCTGCCAGGTCGTGCGTCTGCTGCAAAAAATCGCAGGCATCGAATTGCCGGTTATGCCCAACTAG
- the rpsU gene encoding 30S ribosomal protein S21 yields MEIQVVDNNVEKAIRVLKRKLQQEGLFREMKQRKFYEKPSVKRKRKEKEAQRRLRKKMRMMKKA; encoded by the coding sequence GTGGAAATTCAAGTCGTCGACAACAATGTCGAAAAGGCTATCCGTGTGCTCAAGCGCAAGCTGCAGCAGGAAGGCTTGTTTCGTGAAATGAAGCAGCGCAAGTTTTACGAAAAGCCCAGTGTCAAGCGTAAGCGCAAAGAAAAGGAAGCACAGCGTCGTCTGCGCAAAAAAATGCGTATGATGAAAAAAGCCTGA
- a CDS encoding THUMP domain-containing class I SAM-dependent RNA methyltransferase — translation MKKNIFELFAVTALGLESVCARELKDLGIKSQVCKGGVAFYGGLEQLYKANLWLRTASRVLVRLGSFGCKDFPDLYQKALRLPWGRFVKPDTDLQIKASSSRSRLQHTGRIVETVESAAHRALGRATDSGAGLRQLILVRFEDNRCVVSVDSSGPLLHRRGYRHMVGAAPLRETLAAGILMLLDWDARTPLVDPMCGSGTFVVEGALMGMRRAPGTAREFAFMQWPRYRPGLWHVLQTQARSAEQSCLPPLLGYDRDPDVIDAAAGNASRAGVAAVTQFGKAELGEGRFPERPGFIMCNPPYGGRLGRDVRLTGLYRRLGEFYRSSGGVWQGAVLCPVGPLAKSLGEGFDCIGLLNNGGIDVGLYKVSL, via the coding sequence ATGAAAAAAAATATTTTTGAACTGTTTGCCGTGACCGCTTTGGGACTGGAATCGGTGTGCGCCCGAGAATTAAAAGACCTGGGCATAAAATCGCAGGTATGCAAGGGCGGCGTCGCCTTTTACGGAGGACTGGAGCAACTGTATAAGGCCAACTTGTGGTTGCGCACGGCCTCCCGTGTGCTTGTCCGGTTAGGCAGCTTCGGCTGTAAAGATTTCCCTGACTTATACCAGAAGGCTTTGCGACTTCCCTGGGGGCGTTTTGTTAAACCCGACACCGACTTGCAGATCAAGGCAAGCAGTTCCCGGTCCCGCCTTCAACATACCGGACGCATCGTTGAAACCGTTGAGTCTGCCGCGCATCGTGCTCTGGGCCGAGCGACGGATTCCGGGGCCGGTTTGCGGCAACTTATTCTGGTGCGTTTCGAGGACAATCGGTGTGTTGTGTCCGTCGACAGCAGTGGCCCGTTGCTGCATCGGCGCGGGTATCGTCACATGGTGGGGGCGGCTCCGCTCAGAGAAACCCTGGCGGCGGGAATTCTGATGTTGCTCGACTGGGATGCTCGAACGCCCCTTGTCGACCCCATGTGCGGTTCGGGAACATTTGTCGTCGAAGGCGCCCTTATGGGGATGCGCCGTGCGCCGGGGACTGCGCGCGAGTTTGCCTTTATGCAATGGCCGCGTTACCGCCCCGGTTTGTGGCATGTACTGCAGACACAGGCTCGCAGTGCAGAACAATCATGTTTGCCGCCCCTGTTGGGGTACGACCGGGATCCGGACGTTATCGACGCCGCCGCCGGCAATGCATCCCGGGCCGGTGTGGCAGCGGTAACCCAGTTTGGGAAGGCGGAGTTGGGCGAAGGCCGGTTTCCCGAACGTCCTGGGTTTATCATGTGTAACCCGCCTTACGGAGGGCGGCTCGGACGTGATGTGAGGCTGACCGGACTCTATCGGCGTCTGGGGGAGTTTTACCGTTCCTCGGGAGGCGTGTGGCAAGGCGCGGTGCTGTGTCCCGTGGGGCCTCTTGCCAAATCTCTGGGAGAGGGGTTCGATTGCATTGGCCTGCTCAATAACGGCGGTATCGATGTTGGCCTTTATAAGGTCTCGCTATGA
- a CDS encoding DUF815 domain-containing protein → MDFNALDIDWEYLLERMEHFLDLGEEYLTRTLIDYQAEPQLFQQDLAFRWVSYRQTGYFEAATFSDMPQHANLLGMQDILVPLCQNTKQFVRGLPCNNILIRGDAGNGKRSAIKGLLAKYAGDGLRLIEVHREDLQQLTSISNELRNFPFFFILLCCDLLEPTEYAHFRELRDFLQGGIETRPGNILIYATDTSAPDSISGKSLDIEQGFGMILDMAPMQQAIYLDICRHLAQQHNLPLSAETLKQAALKWAESRKTLSGLMAHQFIDDQVGRWRMKQKTTHTPPS, encoded by the coding sequence ATGGACTTCAATGCACTCGACATCGACTGGGAATACCTGCTTGAACGCATGGAGCACTTTCTGGACCTGGGTGAAGAATACCTGACGCGCACATTGATCGACTACCAGGCGGAACCGCAACTGTTTCAGCAAGACCTCGCCTTTCGCTGGGTAAGCTACCGGCAAACAGGCTATTTTGAAGCCGCCACCTTTTCCGACATGCCGCAGCATGCAAACCTTTTGGGCATGCAGGACATTCTGGTGCCTCTATGCCAGAACACGAAGCAGTTTGTTCGCGGCCTGCCTTGCAACAATATCCTGATCAGAGGCGACGCCGGCAACGGCAAAAGATCGGCCATCAAAGGTCTGTTGGCAAAATACGCCGGCGATGGATTGCGATTGATCGAAGTTCACAGGGAGGATCTGCAGCAACTGACCAGCATCAGCAATGAACTCAGAAACTTCCCCTTTTTCTTCATTCTGCTTTGCTGCGACCTGCTGGAGCCGACAGAATATGCTCACTTCCGCGAATTGAGGGACTTTCTTCAAGGAGGCATCGAAACCCGCCCCGGCAATATCCTGATCTATGCAACCGATACTTCAGCCCCCGACAGCATATCCGGAAAAAGCCTCGACATTGAACAGGGATTCGGCATGATTCTCGACATGGCCCCCATGCAACAGGCAATCTACCTCGATATCTGCCGACACCTGGCACAACAACATAACTTGCCGCTGTCGGCAGAAACGCTTAAACAGGCTGCTTTGAAATGGGCCGAATCTCGAAAAACCCTGTCGGGATTGATGGCCCATCAATTTATCGATGACCAGGTAGGCCGTTGGCGTATGAAACAGAAAACCACCCACACCCCACCCTCCTGA
- a CDS encoding PilZ domain-containing protein: MFNKHFKPGQKVLIHLTNPDNGDDRIENLSACCRSVENGILSLDLPYDLDADIFSPDSNLSIVSESLGMGLKAHTYFHAQPKANSIQLRFEGDLHFFQRRPAARLTVPIGLRYSRVTENLSLARQQWQQHIHKLTHTPPDNLPQLTSGMVNLSNGGIRLGFRNTVDKSQLCLLLLQTEPGTRPICTMAEVVWTHTKHNSTSCTAGLQFLAMMAEDQKRLEAFIRATRLTMKKQKHAS, from the coding sequence ATGTTCAACAAACACTTCAAGCCTGGCCAAAAAGTACTCATCCACCTGACCAATCCAGACAACGGAGATGATCGCATCGAAAACCTTTCCGCCTGCTGCCGATCGGTGGAGAATGGCATTCTCTCCCTTGACCTTCCTTACGACCTGGATGCGGATATCTTTTCCCCCGACTCCAACTTGTCCATCGTATCGGAAAGCCTGGGCATGGGATTAAAGGCCCATACCTATTTTCATGCGCAACCCAAAGCCAATTCCATACAATTGCGTTTTGAAGGCGATCTCCACTTTTTCCAAAGGCGCCCTGCAGCGCGTTTGACGGTCCCTATTGGCCTGCGCTATAGCAGAGTCACGGAGAACCTGTCCCTGGCACGTCAACAGTGGCAGCAACATATCCACAAACTTACCCACACCCCGCCCGACAACCTGCCCCAACTGACCAGCGGCATGGTAAACCTGAGCAATGGCGGCATCCGACTCGGTTTTCGAAACACCGTCGACAAATCCCAGCTGTGCCTGTTATTGCTCCAAACCGAACCGGGAACAAGACCGATCTGTACCATGGCGGAAGTCGTATGGACCCACACCAAGCACAACAGCACGTCCTGCACAGCCGGCTTGCAGTTTCTGGCCATGATGGCTGAAGATCAAAAACGCCTGGAAGCATTCATTCGCGCCACGCGCCTGACCATGAAAAAACAAAAGCATGCTTCATAA
- the aat gene encoding leucyl/phenylalanyl-tRNA--protein transferase, which translates to MPIYQLIDELVFPPLDHAEPGGLLAVGGDLSPRRLLLAYSMGIFPWFNADDPILWWSPDPRCVLALSAFYLNRSLSKELRRGRYEVTFDKAFSEVIRACARTPRKEGPGTWITGDMLKAYELLHGLGYAHSVEAWYEGCLVGGLYGVALGGCFFGESMFHCMPNASKVAFATLVRHLAMLGYHLIDCQQSSRHLLSMGATEVPRAEFLQLLQNAGVHPSTLPPKGKFPSR; encoded by the coding sequence ATGCCCATCTATCAACTTATCGACGAGTTGGTTTTTCCTCCATTGGATCATGCTGAGCCCGGCGGCCTTCTAGCGGTGGGGGGAGATCTGTCTCCCCGCCGTCTTTTGCTCGCTTATTCTATGGGGATCTTCCCCTGGTTCAATGCCGACGATCCGATTTTGTGGTGGAGCCCCGATCCGCGGTGTGTCCTCGCACTTTCGGCTTTTTACCTGAATCGCAGTCTGTCCAAAGAACTTCGGCGCGGGCGTTATGAGGTTACTTTCGACAAGGCCTTTTCCGAAGTTATTCGTGCCTGTGCCCGGACGCCGCGTAAGGAAGGTCCCGGCACCTGGATTACAGGCGATATGCTCAAGGCCTATGAACTTTTGCACGGTTTGGGTTATGCGCATTCGGTGGAGGCTTGGTATGAAGGCTGTCTGGTGGGGGGCTTGTACGGCGTTGCTTTAGGCGGCTGCTTTTTTGGGGAATCGATGTTTCACTGCATGCCCAATGCCTCCAAAGTAGCATTTGCAACGCTTGTAAGGCACCTGGCGATGCTTGGTTACCATCTCATCGATTGTCAACAATCCTCCCGTCATCTATTATCCATGGGAGCGACAGAAGTGCCTCGCGCCGAGTTCCTTCAACTTCTTCAAAACGCCGGTGTACACCCCTCCACTTTGCCTCCCAAGGGAAAATTCCCCTCCCGTTGA